The following are encoded together in the Sphaerodactylus townsendi isolate TG3544 linkage group LG12, MPM_Stown_v2.3, whole genome shotgun sequence genome:
- the RAB11FIP1 gene encoding rab11 family-interacting protein 1 isoform X3, with amino-acid sequence MRSNMTASMFDLSMKDKSRNPFGKLKDKLKGKRGNGLPDTASAIIPSITHSPAGSDEESNEKEKEKKKSKFKTLFSKPGLQKSNISQSMSVLPTLQPVSERVRLRPSDFQSQWDDDDDDDTLTPVSEKPPASRVEDNFLYPPPARSHKRTGSADSKQLSQIAPSSTKKDGHSLFGGLKSKNDPVSRSNVCINGSHVYVEECDPKGETVPKENTPSSPFPSPQTSRQRHFFSSQENLTSISSKDPEVAGRRSLDSGVPGSSSLESFKAMTLPSYKLLSAGDMLESSVPVISDASKECITKEIKKQENMKSSLLSLVTGKKEAENSSEISVKVKEVKRNERELAGKEANPFEVPVDCRRDQGPDKRKSTNAPVPKAALNPFTENFEEEKPEKSSASVKPSQAKAIKPRLGVSSEDETKATSTVCVPPTLSPLCLSHPSINENNPFTSKLDPEQRTEASNSCASSTLKLSTQQGNNPFTLKWEQQSKEDDPECFTAASFSQLSPVAGSENNPFASNWRQESQPENSESLSKSPVYLSHPPPDPVHGDTVVSTLEKSSECNNSPPMSVAFPTTASEPNTPSDSFANSELLPIVPSEKPQSECQIDPVGMVPGSLSGSQPVRFYDRIGLILKTQQDDKEVQVVTPFKENSGRMKKSVTFAHEEVCDLGANDRINSSDEISDEDSVESWPHGKSENTVDPTGREGALRCELNIEDCSSSVPDDAKLTAVHSSGSISERENEIISIKGEPPVPIPQDLGLLVKENDISRTALNSSSSSILPPKPAPRSVLKLKKDLFPVPEPKLEDMSSSETELPAGTSLFSNENPTTVNLFATTLNPKRDELAQTMNNSHSDTPTSKALNTLAVGELHLKPTALPVIPEARSDDEQLSDVQSDSEKMAVCKDLSSTRDGSSKLGASIEEREQAPDKKSTDERQAVSLLVKKTCFDDDFKLNQSPVCPSAVGLENGDEDIKRSELKDIDSVKESRTGECPEFSAKSVSLSSLSRPSQPYSARSFQSDVLSSDKAESLKKSAAEGLDVKVDRSDKKLLLQARVSPSETHSSQTQQSGATVPAKLRLHPVKPMNTTTNKTPAKTLNTRILDNQNETNLKKYDPSDPAYAYAQLTHDELIQLVLKQKDMIAKRDSHVQELEDYIDNLLVRVMEETPNILRVQLQMNKKAGRM; translated from the exons ATGAGAAGCAACATGACAGCCAGCATGTTTGACCTGTCCATGAAAGACAAGTCCCGGAATCCATTTGGCAAGCTGAAAGATAAACTGAAGGGGAAACGGGGGAATGGATTGCCAGATACAGCTTCTGCGATTATTCCCAGCATAACTCACTCACCAGCTGGCAGTGATGAAGAGTCaaatgagaaagagaaagaaaagaaaaaatcaaagTTCAAGACACTATTTTCCAAACCTGGCTTGCAGAAAAGCAACATCTCCCAGTCCATGTCTGTGCTACCTACTCTCCAACCAGTTTCAGAGAGAGTCAGGCTTAGACCAAGTGACTTCCAGTCACAGTGggacgatgatgatgacgatgacacTTTAACTCCAGTTTCAGAAA AACCTCCTGCCAGTAGAGTTGAAGATAACTTCCTGTATCCTCCTCCTGCAAGATCTCATAAGAGAACAGGTAGTGCAGATTCCAAGCAGTTGAGCCAGATTGCACCAAGCAGCACCAAGAAAGATGGGCATTCTTTGTTTGGTGGTCTCAAGTCTAAAAATGACCCAGTTTCCCGTTCCAATGTATGTATCAATGGCAGTCATGTTTACGTGGAAGAGTGTGACCCGAAAGGTGAAACTGTTCCAAAAGAGAACACTccatcttcccctttcccttcccctcagacATCCCGACAAAGGCATTTCTTTTCTTCTCAAGAGAATTTGACTTCCATTTCCAGTAAGGACCCTGAAGTGGCTGGTAGACGGTCTCTTGACAGCGGAGTGCCTGGGTCTTCCTCACTGGAGTCCTTTAAAGCCATGACTCTGCCGTCATACAAACTGCTTAGTGCTGGGGACATGCTAGAAAGTAGCGTTCCAGTGATTTCAGACGCTTCAAAAGAATGCATCACAAAGGAGATCAAAAAGCAAGAAAACATGAAGTCTTCCTTGCTATCCCttgtaacaggaaaaaaagaagccgAAAACAGTTCTGAGATTTCTGTGAAAGTAAAGGAAGTGAAACGTAATGAAAGAGAATTGGCAGGAAAAGAGGCAAACCCATTTGAAGTCCCTGTAGATTGCAGAAGAGACCAAGGCCCAGATAAGAGAAAATCTACAAATGCCCCTGTTCCGAAGGCAGCCCTTAATCCTTTTACTGAAAACTTCGAAGAAGAGAAACCAGAAAAAAGTTCAGCTTCTGTGAAACCATCCCAAGCCAAAGCCATCAAGCCCAG ACTGGGCGTGTCTTCAGAGGATGAAACCAAAGCCACTTCTACTGTTTGTGTACCTCCCACTCTTTCTCCTCTCTGTCTTTCCCATCCCTCTATTAATGAAAACAACCCTTTTACCTCTAAACTTGATCCAGAACAGAGAACTGAAGCCTCCAATAGTTGTGCTAGTTCTACATTAAAACTTTCTACACAGCAGGGCAATAACCCTTTCACTCTCAAATGGGAACAGCAATCCAAAGAAGATGATCCAGAATGCTTTACAGCTGCTTCTTTCTCCCAGCTATCTCCAGTTGCTGGCAGTGAAAACAATCCTTTTGCTTCTAACTGGAGGCAGGAGTCTCAGCCAGAGAATTCTGAAAGCTTGTCTAAATCTCCAGTGTATCTCTCCCATCCTCCTCCAGATCCTGTTCATGGAGATACTGTTGTATCAACTCTGGAAAAGAGTTCTGAATGTAATAACAGTCCTCCCATGTCTGTTGCCTTTCCTACCACTGCTTCCGAGCCTAACACTCCATCAGACAGCTTTGCTAACTCAGAGCTCCTTCCCATTGTACCTTCAGAGAAGCCTCAGAGTGAATGTCAGATAGACCCTGTGGGGATGGTTCCTGGATCTCTTTCTGGAAGTCAACCTGTACGTTTTTATGACCGAATTGGGCTCATCTTAAAGACACAACAAGATGACAAAGAAGTGCAAGTGGTGACACCATTTAAAGAAAATAGTGGAAGGATGAAGAAGTCTGTGACCTTTGCTCATGAAGAAGTCTGTGACCTGGGAGCTAACGATAGAATAAATAGCAGTGATGAAATTTCAGATGAAGATTCAGTCGAGAGCTGGCCTCATGGGAAAAGTGAGAATACTGTAGATCCCACTGGAAGGGAAGGGGCATTAAGATGTGAACTGAATATAGAGGATTGCTCTTCATCTGTGCCTGATGATGCCAAACTCACTGCAGTTCATAGCAGTGGGAGCATctcagaaagagagaatgaaatcaTCTCAATTAAAGGAGAGCCACCTGTACCAATCCCTCAAGACCTCGGACTGTTGGTTAAGGAAAATGACATATCAAGGACAGCACTGAATAGTAGTTCCTCCTCTATATTGCCACCAAAGCCAGCTCCAAGAAGtgttttaaagctaaaaaaggaTCTTTTTCCTGTGCCTGAACCAAAGCTGGAAGATATGAGTTCTTCAGAGACAGAGTTGCCTGCAGGCACTTCTCTATTCTCCAATGAAAATCCAACAACTGTAAACTTATTTGCAACTACACTTAATCCTAAAAGAGATGAACTTGCTCAGACCATGAATAACAGTCACTCTGACACTCCCACAAGCAAGGCGCTGAATACCTTAGCTGTTGGAGAATTGCATCTAAAACCAACTGCCCTTCCGGTTATTCCTGAAGCGCGATCCGACGATGAGCAGCTAAGTGACGTCCAAAGTGACAGTGAAAAGATGGCAGTTTGTAAAGACCTGTCAAGCACCAGAGATGGTTCTTCAAAGTTAGGGGCTTCTATTGAGGAAAGGGAGCAGGCCCCAGACAAAAAATCTACTGATGAGAGACAGGCTGTATCACTGCTTGTGAAAAAGACTTGTTTTGATGACGATTTTAAATTGAACCAGTCGCCAGTCTGTCCTTCAGCAGTAGGACTTGAGAATGGAGACGAGGACATAAAGAGGTCAGAACTGAAGGACATTGACAGTGTGAAGGAAAGTAGAACAGGTGAATGCCCTGAATTCTCTGCTAAgtctgtttctctttcctctctgTCCCGTCCTTCTCAGCCTTATTCTGCTCGTTCTTTCCAATCTGATGTTCTCAGCTCTGATAAAGCAGAATCTCTGAAAAAATCTGCAGCGGAGGGCTTGGATGTCAAAGTGGACAGGTCTGACAAGAAGCTGCTGCTTCAGGCACGGGTTTCACCCTCTGAAACACATTCCAGTCAAACTCAGCAGAGTGGTGCAACTGTGCCTGCTAAGCTCAG ACTTCATCCTGTGAAGCCAATGAATACtacaacaaataaaacacctGCAAAAACCTTGAACACAAGGATCCTGGATAACCAAAATGAAACCAATCTAAAG AAATATGACCCTTCTGATCCTGCTTATGCTTACGCTCAGCTAACACATGATGAGCTGATCCAGCTGGTCTTAAAACAGAAAGATATGATCGCAAAGCGAGATAGCCATGTGCAGGAACTGGAAGACTACATTGATAATCTACTGGTCCGAGTCATGGAAGAAACCCCAAATATTCTCCGGGTACAACTTCAGATGAACAAAAAAGCCGGAAGGATGTAG